AAGTCGCAACACCGTAACGGAGCGCATCAGAAACAATCACAAACACGCGATTCTTTGCCGGGGCGACATAGCGGTCGTAAAAATCGCTCTGCCTTTCGATACCGTCAATGTAGCCAAGCTTTTGCAGCTGTTCCGCCGCAGAATTGCTCCAGTTAGTCCCCAGCTCACCCAGGAACCAGTTCTTGTACAAGTTTTCGACAAGTGTCGCGACACGCTTGAACAAGTCATCCAATTCAGCGTTATAGGAATATTTCGCATAACTCGCCATGAATTGGCGGTAACACGCATCCATCTTATAGTATTCACTGGTATAGGCCTCCCAGATGGCCTTGGGCTCTACGACATGGAAACCGTCCGAACAGTGCGCCATGTAAAAGTCCTGCATATTCGCCACCTGGAACAGAGCTTCGTACATCGGTTCCCACTCGTCAAACCAGGTCAGTGTCCGCCTGGCTTCTACCGTGCGCCGAATAAGTTCAGAATCAATGTTGCTGTCAGCAATATCAGCCATCAGCTTGCCGAGGACAACCTCGTTTACGCATGGGAGGCACTCGACACGTTGCAAATCATTTATATCGAGTTTTCGGAGAACTTCGGTAAGTTGGACATCTTTTTCTATCTCGAAAGCGATATCCTTTAATGAATCGACATCGTCCGAATGCATCCATTCCGTCACAATCTCGTGGCAGAGCTGCTGGTGCGCCTCCGAAATATACTGCTCCAGCCCGGCCATATTTTCGGCCCTCAAAACGTGGCTTGCCGCAGTGAGCAACAGTTGCGTTGCCAGATGGCGTAAATCCATGTCCGTTTCGCCGTAGCCCGCACCATTTGCAATCCGCGCAAAGTCAGCTTCGGCACCAAACTTGACCAAATCCGCATAGAACGAATTGTTCTTGGTGTCAAGGCCCGCAATCAGGACCTTTCGGAAGATATTCTTGGCATTGCAGGAATCCATATTGCCTAAAGCGGCTATAATGGCAAGGATAATCTGCCCCGGAGAATTGAGCTTGACCTTGAGCCTAGACACTCGCTCGCGGCGTTCCTTGGCGGCAAAGAACTTGCGGTAACGCTTGACGATTTCGCGCAAGTTCGGCGAATCTTCGATATGCAGCTCTTCCATCCATATCGAAACCATGTCCGCACGGAATTCTTCGCTATAAAGCTCCACATCCATGAGCCAGTTGTCATCCGGGCGTTCATATGCAATCGGATTGTACAGCAGGATATCGCCTTCCGTATCATCGACGGCAATAATCTTCTTGACCTCGAAGTTGTTGCTGCCGGTAAGCTTGATTACGCGAACAGCATCCAGCGACAAGCCGTCAACATCATTTTCGAATTCACGGTCGGCATCGTACCACACGACAATACGGCGGCGGTAAAATTCCGGCAGAGGCTGGGCGAACTTCTTCTTCAGTTCCTGTACAATCTGTTCAATATCCATATTTAAACTCTAAATTTAACTTGGGACAAAACTTGGGACAAATCGGTCGAATTTAGCCTTCTATCAAATAACCATCAAATAAAAAAGTGCCGTTTTTATGCAAATTTCGCCGTTTTTCCATTTTCTTGAGCCTTTTTATCAAATAACCGTCAAATAAGATTAACTTGGGACACGACTTGGGACAGCTACTTATCAACCTTTTCAAAGCGAGCCAGCAATTCATAAGTTGAGTCC
This genomic stretch from Fibrobacter sp. UWB2 harbors:
- the pglZ gene encoding BREX-1 system phosphatase PglZ type A, which produces MDIEQIVQELKKKFAQPLPEFYRRRIVVWYDADREFENDVDGLSLDAVRVIKLTGSNNFEVKKIIAVDDTEGDILLYNPIAYERPDDNWLMDVELYSEEFRADMVSIWMEELHIEDSPNLREIVKRYRKFFAAKERRERVSRLKVKLNSPGQIILAIIAALGNMDSCNAKNIFRKVLIAGLDTKNNSFYADLVKFGAEADFARIANGAGYGETDMDLRHLATQLLLTAASHVLRAENMAGLEQYISEAHQQLCHEIVTEWMHSDDVDSLKDIAFEIEKDVQLTEVLRKLDINDLQRVECLPCVNEVVLGKLMADIADSNIDSELIRRTVEARRTLTWFDEWEPMYEALFQVANMQDFYMAHCSDGFHVVEPKAIWEAYTSEYYKMDACYRQFMASYAKYSYNAELDDLFKRVATLVENLYKNWFLGELGTNWSNSAAEQLQKLGYIDGIERQSDFYDRYVAPAKNRVFVIVSDALRYGVATSLEESLKKEALCQVKLHSMQAVFPTITKFGMAALLPHKKLSVELKGNDKTERLVVLADGMATDAGNREAVLKATNPKSVAIKASEFKSLKREELTPRLNGMDVVYIYHDTIDEAGHKGDVFTACDTAVREIMDLMKRVINMFRAPNVYVTADHGFLYTRDALTEDEKVDKTTDSSQDIEYGRRYAIMQKGSTPEYLMPVKFLYNDEMDAFAPRENTRIKMRGNDGNFVHGGISLQEMVVPVVECYFLRGDNKELLQNRSKYETKPVTIGLLSTGRKVSNLIFNLDFFQETLVSDNREKAEYQVYFTDEIGNKICEPRRIIADKKTEEDKQKPFKIRFNLKQGKYSNTDVYYLVIADDSGLEINKISFQIDIPFATDDFNFFA